One stretch of Streptomyces sp. MMBL 11-1 DNA includes these proteins:
- a CDS encoding ABC transporter ATP-binding protein, which yields MGIEVVVEGLTKSFGKQNIWQDVSLTLPAGEVSVMLGPSGTGKTVFLKSIIGLLKPEQGRVLINGVDMVNSSERAIMETRKLFGLMFQDGALFGSMSLFDNIAFPLREHTRKRESEIRRIVMERIDIVGLLGAEGKLPGEISGGMRKRAGLARALVLDPQIILCDEPDSGLDPVRTAYLSQLLIDLNAQIDATMLIVTHNLDIAATVPDNMGMLFCRNLVTFGPREVLLTSDTPVVSQFLAGRREGPIGMSEEKDAATLAAEQLADTAPPRTGPRSVVPQLEPSPGMPVRQGALRRRERVMSMMGQLPEAARTAILNSYAPAAGGARA from the coding sequence GGTGAAGTGAGCGTCATGCTCGGTCCTTCCGGAACCGGAAAGACCGTTTTCCTGAAATCCATCATCGGGCTGCTCAAGCCCGAACAGGGACGTGTCCTCATCAACGGCGTCGACATGGTGAACAGCTCCGAGCGCGCCATCATGGAGACCCGGAAGCTCTTCGGCCTCATGTTCCAGGACGGGGCCCTTTTCGGCTCGATGTCGCTCTTCGACAACATCGCCTTCCCGCTGCGGGAGCACACCCGCAAGAGGGAATCCGAGATCCGCCGTATCGTCATGGAGCGCATCGACATCGTCGGGCTCCTGGGCGCCGAGGGAAAGCTGCCGGGCGAGATATCCGGCGGTATGCGCAAGCGCGCCGGCCTCGCCCGGGCCCTGGTCCTGGACCCGCAGATCATCCTCTGCGACGAGCCGGACTCCGGCCTCGACCCGGTCCGCACCGCCTATCTGTCGCAGCTCCTCATCGATCTCAACGCGCAGATCGACGCGACGATGCTCATCGTCACCCACAACCTCGACATCGCGGCGACCGTCCCCGACAACATGGGCATGCTGTTCTGCCGCAACCTCGTCACCTTCGGCCCGCGCGAGGTACTGCTCACCAGCGACACCCCGGTCGTCTCCCAGTTCCTCGCCGGACGGCGCGAAGGGCCCATCGGCATGTCCGAGGAGAAGGACGCCGCCACCCTCGCCGCCGAGCAGCTGGCCGACACCGCCCCGCCGCGCACCGGGCCCCGCAGCGTCGTCCCCCAGCTGGAGCCCTCGCCCGGGATGCCCGTACGCCAGGGCGCGCTGCGCCGCCGGGAGCGGGTCATGTCGATGATGGGCCAGCTGCCGGAGGCCGCCCGTACGGCGATCCTCAACAGTTACGCCCCGGCCGCGGGAGGTGCGCGC